One stretch of Streptomyces sp. 135 DNA includes these proteins:
- a CDS encoding lasso RiPP family leader peptide-containing protein: MENHEDVYEAPMLTEAGDFNEITLGWPYGHAYDGGLPPYWHYPHGS; this comes from the coding sequence ATGGAGAACCATGAGGACGTCTACGAGGCGCCGATGCTGACCGAGGCCGGTGACTTCAACGAGATCACCCTCGGATGGCCGTACGGCCACGCCTATGACGGTGGTCTGCCGCCGTACTGGCACTACCCCCACGGCAGCTGA
- a CDS encoding glycosyltransferase — MNQTPDTGVVIATRNRAESLVRTLRHLLDLPERPEILVVDNASTDDTRARLARDFPQVEVVALPHNRGALARTDGVRALRTPYVAFSDDDSWWAPGALEHAAKLMDAHPRLGLICARTLVGPAENPDPLNDVLATSPLGPANDLPGTQILGFLACASVVRRSAYLEAGGFHPLLFFGGEETLLAYDLAAHGWGVTHCPDVVAHHHPDPAPRGGRPARLRRNELLTLWLRRPLPHALARTRRLAADACRDPAARQALRQTLARLPAALRARRPLPPHLERAARTLDGAQP, encoded by the coding sequence ATGAACCAGACACCCGACACCGGCGTCGTGATCGCCACCCGCAACCGCGCGGAGAGCCTCGTCCGCACCCTGCGGCACCTGCTCGACCTGCCCGAACGCCCCGAGATCCTGGTCGTCGACAACGCCTCGACCGACGACACACGCGCCCGGCTCGCCCGCGACTTCCCCCAGGTCGAAGTGGTGGCCCTGCCGCACAACCGAGGCGCCCTGGCCCGCACCGACGGCGTGCGCGCCCTGCGCACCCCGTACGTGGCCTTCAGCGACGACGACTCCTGGTGGGCGCCCGGCGCCCTGGAACACGCGGCCAAGCTGATGGACGCCCACCCCCGCCTCGGCCTGATCTGCGCCCGTACCCTGGTCGGCCCCGCCGAGAACCCCGACCCGCTCAACGACGTCCTCGCCACCTCCCCGCTCGGCCCGGCGAACGACCTGCCGGGCACCCAGATCCTCGGCTTCCTCGCCTGCGCCTCCGTCGTACGCCGCAGCGCCTACCTGGAGGCGGGCGGCTTCCACCCCCTGCTCTTCTTCGGCGGCGAGGAGACCCTCCTCGCCTACGACCTCGCCGCACACGGCTGGGGCGTCACCCACTGCCCGGACGTCGTCGCCCACCACCACCCGGACCCGGCCCCGCGCGGCGGCCGCCCGGCCCGACTGCGCCGCAACGAACTCCTCACCCTGTGGCTGCGCCGCCCCCTGCCCCACGCCCTGGCCCGCACCCGCCGACTGGCCGCAGACGCCTGCCGCGACCCGGCCGCCCGCCAGGCCCTGCGCCAGACCCTCGCGCGGCTGCCGGCCGCCCTGCGCGCCCGCCGACCCCTGCCCCCGCACCTCGAACGAGCCGCCCGCACGCTGGACGGAGCACAGCCATGA
- a CDS encoding gamma-glutamyltransferase yields the protein MFTTRPTLQGTFGMVSSTHWLASQSAMAVLEDGGNAFDAAVAAGFVLHVVEPHLNGPAGEVPIILAPAGGDVRVLCGQGPAPAGATVAHYRSLGLELVPGTGPLAAAVPGAFDAWLLLLRDHGTKSLADVLAYAIGYAEDGHAPVERVGETVETVRRLFEEEWPSSAEIYLRGGPTGGEPPRTGELLRNPALAATWRRLLAEAEAGAATEAGTGERLRVAQIETAREVWRTGFIAEALVRQAGRPTMDTSGERHAGTLSAADLRGWSAFYEDPVTYDWNGWTLCKAGGWSQGPAFLQQLALLPQDVTELPEYGSAEYVHLLVEGCKLAMADREAWYGDAGAAGSVPIRELLSEEYNAARRKLIGDEASYELRPGSPGGREPRLSAHALAVASGGAAAAGVVAAGGGEPTVAGDGGTRGDTCHLDVVDRWGNMLSATPSGGWLQSNPVVPELGFPLGTRLQMAWLEEGLPNSLTPGRRPRTTLTPSMALKDGVPVMAFGTPGGDQQDQWQVHFFLGVALRSAVRGGLDLQGAIDAPNWHTDGFPGSFHPRGMRAGSVTVESRMDPEVVAELRRRGHDVLVGGAWSEGRLCAVARDPASGVVSGAANPRGMQGYAVGR from the coding sequence ATGTTCACGACGCGTCCCACGCTGCAAGGCACCTTCGGCATGGTGTCCTCCACCCACTGGCTCGCCTCGCAGTCCGCGATGGCCGTACTGGAGGACGGCGGCAACGCCTTCGACGCGGCGGTCGCCGCCGGGTTCGTCCTGCACGTGGTCGAGCCGCATCTCAACGGGCCCGCCGGCGAGGTCCCGATCATCCTCGCGCCCGCCGGCGGCGACGTGCGCGTGCTCTGCGGCCAGGGACCCGCGCCCGCGGGCGCCACCGTGGCCCATTACCGTTCCCTGGGGCTGGAATTGGTGCCCGGCACGGGGCCGCTCGCCGCCGCCGTGCCCGGTGCCTTCGACGCGTGGCTGCTGCTGCTGCGGGACCACGGCACGAAGTCCCTCGCGGACGTCCTCGCGTACGCCATCGGGTACGCGGAGGACGGGCACGCCCCCGTCGAGCGCGTCGGCGAGACCGTGGAGACGGTGCGACGGCTCTTCGAGGAGGAGTGGCCGTCCTCCGCCGAGATCTATCTCCGCGGCGGGCCCACCGGGGGCGAACCACCGCGTACCGGCGAGCTGTTGCGCAACCCGGCGCTCGCGGCGACGTGGCGGCGGCTGCTGGCCGAGGCGGAAGCCGGGGCGGCGACAGAAGCCGGGACGGGGGAGCGGCTGCGCGTGGCGCAGATCGAGACCGCGCGTGAGGTGTGGCGTACCGGCTTCATCGCCGAGGCGCTCGTGCGGCAGGCCGGGCGGCCCACCATGGACACGAGCGGTGAGCGGCACGCCGGGACGCTCTCGGCGGCGGATCTGCGGGGCTGGTCCGCGTTCTACGAGGACCCGGTCACGTACGACTGGAACGGCTGGACCCTGTGCAAGGCCGGGGGCTGGAGCCAGGGCCCCGCCTTCCTCCAGCAGCTCGCGCTGCTGCCCCAGGACGTCACGGAGCTGCCGGAGTACGGGTCCGCCGAGTACGTCCATCTCCTGGTGGAGGGCTGCAAGTTGGCCATGGCGGACCGGGAGGCCTGGTACGGGGACGCCGGGGCTGCCGGGAGCGTGCCGATACGTGAGCTGCTCTCGGAGGAGTACAACGCGGCGCGGCGCAAGCTGATCGGGGACGAGGCCTCGTACGAGCTGCGGCCCGGCTCTCCCGGTGGGCGCGAGCCGCGGCTCTCCGCGCACGCGCTCGCGGTGGCTTCGGGGGGCGCGGCGGCCGCGGGTGTGGTGGCGGCCGGGGGCGGGGAGCCGACCGTGGCCGGGGACGGGGGGACGCGGGGCGACACCTGCCACCTGGACGTCGTCGACCGCTGGGGGAACATGCTCTCCGCGACGCCCAGCGGGGGGTGGCTCCAGTCCAACCCCGTCGTGCCGGAACTCGGCTTTCCGCTGGGTACGCGGCTGCAGATGGCGTGGCTGGAGGAGGGGCTGCCGAACTCGCTCACGCCGGGGCGGCGGCCGCGGACCACGCTGACGCCGTCGATGGCGCTGAAGGACGGGGTTCCCGTCATGGCCTTCGGCACGCCGGGCGGTGACCAGCAGGATCAGTGGCAGGTGCACTTCTTCCTGGGGGTGGCCCTGCGGTCCGCGGTCCGGGGCGGCCTCGACCTCCAGGGCGCGATCGACGCGCCCAACTGGCACACGGACGGTTTCCCGGGGTCCTTCCATCCACGGGGGATGCGGGCCGGGAGCGTGACCGTGGAGTCGCGGATGGACCCCGAGGTGGTGGCCGAGCTGCGGCGGCGGGGGCATGACGTGCTGGTGGGGGGCGCGTGGTCGGAGGGGCGGCTGTGTGCCGTGGCACGGGATCCGGCGAGCGGGGTGGTGTCGGGGGCGGCCAATCCGCGGGGGATGCAGGGGTACGCGGTGGGGCGGTGA
- a CDS encoding lasso peptide biosynthesis PqqD family chaperone, translated as MSVSLHAHVTAVDTDGGAMVLLDERTGKYRQLNPTGALVLRLLLRGGTAEDAAAALAERHPQAGGRVGEDVTRLVEALRRAGLVRS; from the coding sequence GTGTCCGTATCGCTGCACGCCCACGTGACCGCGGTCGACACCGACGGCGGCGCGATGGTGCTGCTGGACGAGCGCACCGGGAAGTACCGGCAGCTGAACCCCACGGGCGCGTTGGTCCTGCGCCTGCTGTTGCGGGGCGGCACCGCCGAGGACGCCGCGGCGGCCCTGGCGGAACGCCATCCGCAGGCCGGCGGCAGAGTCGGCGAGGACGTCACACGCCTCGTCGAGGCCCTACGCCGAGCCGGACTCGTGCGCAGCTGA
- a CDS encoding inositol monophosphatase family protein, which translates to MIENFLTHGAGDVEEALRKAAAAEVIPRFRQLAEGDVVEKSGPHDVVTVADRRAEERLTVDLPALLPGSVVVGEEAVHADPTTYEAIRGDAPVWIVDPVDGTRQFVHGDPGFCMLVALAVGGEVQASWTYAPALDQFAVAVRGEGAWLDGRRLAAGSPEPGRDIEVATSHPDFTTEEQKRALLGLRVDGVRPRPCGSAGLEYLAVARGDLDAVAFSWELAWDHAAGLLLVAEAGGAALTLTGERFRTAGGNALPFTAARDAATARRVVDLLTSEV; encoded by the coding sequence ATGATCGAGAATTTTCTGACGCACGGCGCAGGTGACGTGGAGGAAGCCCTCCGGAAGGCCGCGGCCGCGGAGGTGATCCCCCGCTTCCGGCAGCTCGCCGAGGGCGACGTGGTGGAGAAGAGCGGCCCGCACGACGTGGTGACCGTCGCCGACCGCCGTGCCGAGGAGCGGCTGACCGTCGACCTGCCCGCCCTCCTGCCGGGCTCCGTCGTCGTGGGCGAGGAGGCGGTGCACGCCGACCCCACGACGTACGAGGCGATACGCGGGGACGCGCCCGTGTGGATCGTCGACCCCGTCGACGGGACGCGGCAGTTCGTGCACGGCGACCCCGGGTTCTGCATGCTCGTCGCCCTCGCGGTCGGCGGCGAGGTGCAGGCCTCCTGGACGTACGCACCCGCGCTCGACCAGTTCGCCGTGGCCGTGCGGGGCGAGGGCGCCTGGTTGGACGGCCGGCGGCTGGCCGCCGGTTCGCCCGAGCCGGGGCGGGACATCGAAGTGGCCACCTCCCACCCGGACTTCACCACCGAGGAGCAGAAGCGGGCGCTGCTCGGTCTGCGCGTGGACGGCGTACGGCCGAGGCCGTGCGGGTCGGCTGGCCTGGAGTATCTCGCCGTCGCCAGGGGCGACTTGGACGCGGTCGCGTTCTCGTGGGAGCTGGCCTGGGACCACGCGGCGGGCCTGCTGCTCGTCGCGGAGGCGGGCGGCGCCGCCCTGACGCTCACGGGCGAGCGGTTCCGCACGGCCGGGGGGAACGCCCTGCCGTTCACCGCGGCGCGCGACGCGGCCACGGCCCGGCGCGTGGTGGACCTCCTCACGAGCGAGGTCTGA
- a CDS encoding glutamate--cysteine ligase, which yields MITIGVEEEYLLLDPDTCLPVPLGDAVRAAAGLGPITEDGEVQSELLQAQVEVATPICTDLEEVGGHLLRLRHALGAAAERNGCRIAACATAPYRTAAPVPVTQKARYLALHSQAPQLVDEQLVNGMHVHAAVPDQETGVAILNRIRIWLPALVAMSANSSLWDGHDTGFASWRTVIFGRWPVSGPPPRFASLADHESRVRSLLGSGIIRDTGQLYWQARLSDRYSTVEVRCADVQLRADSAVMFAGIVRALVATAKRDEKAGAPVPECTPELLQAANWHAARHGLSGTLIDPAGQPRRAGDVLCMLLDHLTPALDEAGDTREVTSLMHRLLQEGTSADRQRRALTEGGLPALVDLITGETVAP from the coding sequence ATGATCACTATTGGGGTCGAGGAAGAGTACTTGCTGCTCGATCCGGACACCTGCCTGCCGGTACCGCTCGGGGACGCGGTGCGGGCGGCGGCCGGACTGGGGCCCATCACCGAGGACGGCGAGGTCCAGTCGGAGCTGTTGCAGGCGCAGGTGGAGGTCGCCACGCCGATCTGCACCGACCTGGAGGAGGTCGGCGGCCACCTGCTGCGCCTGCGGCACGCGCTCGGCGCGGCGGCGGAGCGCAACGGCTGCCGGATCGCCGCCTGCGCGACGGCTCCTTACCGGACGGCGGCTCCCGTGCCGGTGACCCAGAAGGCGCGCTACCTGGCTCTGCACTCCCAGGCCCCGCAGCTCGTGGACGAGCAGCTCGTCAACGGCATGCATGTGCACGCGGCCGTGCCGGACCAGGAGACCGGCGTCGCCATCTTGAACCGCATCCGCATCTGGCTGCCGGCGCTGGTGGCCATGTCCGCGAACTCTTCCCTGTGGGACGGCCACGACACCGGCTTCGCGAGCTGGCGCACCGTGATCTTCGGCCGCTGGCCGGTCAGCGGCCCGCCGCCCCGCTTCGCCTCGCTCGCCGACCACGAGAGCCGGGTCCGCTCCCTGCTGGGCAGCGGCATCATCAGGGACACCGGCCAGCTGTACTGGCAGGCCCGTCTCTCCGACCGGTACTCCACGGTCGAGGTGCGCTGCGCGGACGTGCAGCTGCGCGCCGACTCGGCCGTCATGTTCGCCGGGATCGTCCGGGCGCTGGTCGCCACCGCCAAACGCGACGAGAAGGCGGGCGCGCCGGTCCCGGAGTGCACGCCGGAGCTGCTGCAGGCGGCGAACTGGCACGCCGCCCGGCACGGCCTGAGCGGCACCCTCATCGATCCGGCCGGGCAGCCGCGACGGGCCGGCGACGTGCTGTGCATGCTGCTCGACCACCTCACGCCGGCCCTGGACGAGGCGGGGGACACCCGCGAGGTGACGTCGCTGATGCACCGGCTGCTCCAGGAGGGCACCTCGGCGGACCGACAGCGCCGCGCACTGACCGAAGGCGGCCTGCCCGCCCTCGTGGACCTGATCACCGGTGAGACGGTCGCGCCCTGA
- a CDS encoding DUF2795 domain-containing protein, protein MADISPIDLQKALKGAQYPASRDDLVELARGNSADGSLVDKLSDAPTDRFDGPDDVQKAVFGNQ, encoded by the coding sequence ATGGCTGACATCAGCCCGATCGACCTGCAGAAGGCCCTCAAGGGCGCCCAGTACCCCGCGAGCCGCGACGATCTCGTCGAGCTGGCCAGGGGCAACAGCGCGGACGGCTCTCTCGTCGACAAACTGTCGGATGCCCCGACGGACCGCTTCGACGGCCCCGACGACGTCCAGAAGGCAGTCTTCGGCAACCAGTAG
- a CDS encoding glycosyltransferase family 2 protein: protein MTDLRTTVVVITHNRRPELLRTLDRLAELPEEPEVIVVDNASTDGTADAVARRHPSVRLLRPGRNLGAVGRNLAVREVRTPYVAFCDDDSWWAPGSLAGAADLLDRHPALATVTARILVEPGGAEDPITEELRDSPVPGPDWLPGPALGSFLAAATVLRADAFRAAGGFNPRLWLGGEEELLAADLAAAGWWLVYADHLTVHHHPSRVRDTVLRRGHGIRNTLWFTWLRRPVRPALRRTVHLVRTVPRDLVSVRAFAEAAAALPWVVRERRVLPRAAEARLRTLEEAQRHSSARRYVG from the coding sequence ATGACCGACCTCCGCACCACCGTCGTCGTCATCACCCACAACCGCCGCCCCGAGCTGCTGCGCACTCTCGACCGGCTGGCCGAGCTGCCCGAAGAGCCCGAGGTGATCGTCGTCGACAACGCCTCCACCGACGGCACGGCGGACGCCGTCGCCCGCCGCCACCCGTCGGTGCGGCTGCTGCGCCCCGGCCGCAACCTCGGCGCCGTCGGCCGCAACCTCGCGGTCCGCGAGGTACGTACGCCCTACGTGGCCTTCTGCGACGACGACTCCTGGTGGGCGCCCGGCTCGCTGGCCGGCGCCGCCGACCTCCTCGACCGCCACCCCGCGCTCGCCACCGTCACGGCCCGCATCCTGGTCGAGCCGGGAGGCGCCGAGGACCCGATCACCGAAGAGCTGCGCGACTCCCCCGTGCCGGGCCCCGACTGGCTGCCCGGCCCCGCCCTCGGCTCCTTCCTGGCCGCGGCGACCGTGCTGCGCGCCGACGCCTTCCGGGCCGCGGGCGGCTTCAACCCCCGGCTGTGGCTCGGCGGCGAGGAGGAGTTGCTCGCCGCGGACCTGGCGGCGGCCGGCTGGTGGCTGGTGTACGCCGATCACCTGACGGTTCATCACCATCCCTCCCGCGTACGGGATACGGTGCTTCGCCGGGGCCACGGCATCCGCAACACCCTGTGGTTCACCTGGCTGCGGCGCCCGGTACGGCCCGCCCTGCGCCGGACCGTGCACCTGGTCCGCACGGTCCCGCGTGACCTCGTGTCCGTGCGCGCCTTCGCCGAGGCCGCGGCCGCCCTGCCGTGGGTGGTACGCGAGCGCCGTGTGCTGCCCCGGGCGGCGGAGGCGCGGCTGCGGACCCTGGAGGAGGCGCAGCGGCATTCGTCCGCCCGCCGTTACGTGGGCTGA